A single window of Emcibacter nanhaiensis DNA harbors:
- a CDS encoding SDR family oxidoreductase — protein MDLGLKGRKAIVCASSKGLGRACAEHLAEAGVDLVLNARSAGPLRETAEQIRAAFGVKVTPVAADVTTEAGQEEIFAACPAPDILVNNAAGPPAGDFRDWSRADWHMALDGNMLAPIEMIRRCLDGMIARKFGRIVNITSAGVKSPFKPLGLSNGARTGLTGFIAGIARDGVAHNVTINNLLPGLFATDRMTSLLNMITTRDGISEEEAIAIFAKNFPAGRLGNPDEFGAYCAFLCSARAGYITGQNLLIDGGDYPGTF, from the coding sequence CGAGCAAGGGGCTGGGCCGGGCCTGTGCCGAACATCTGGCGGAGGCCGGCGTCGACCTGGTGCTCAATGCCCGGAGCGCGGGGCCGCTCAGGGAAACGGCCGAACAAATTCGCGCCGCCTTTGGCGTCAAAGTCACCCCGGTGGCGGCCGATGTCACGACCGAAGCCGGGCAGGAGGAGATTTTTGCCGCCTGTCCGGCACCGGATATCCTGGTCAATAATGCAGCCGGGCCGCCGGCCGGGGATTTTCGCGACTGGAGCCGGGCGGACTGGCACATGGCGCTGGACGGCAACATGCTCGCGCCGATCGAAATGATCCGGCGCTGCTTGGACGGCATGATCGCCCGCAAGTTCGGCCGCATTGTCAATATCACCAGCGCCGGGGTGAAATCGCCCTTCAAGCCGCTCGGCCTGTCCAACGGGGCGCGCACCGGCCTGACCGGGTTTATTGCCGGCATTGCCCGGGACGGGGTGGCCCATAATGTGACCATCAACAATTTGCTGCCGGGGCTGTTTGCCACCGACCGCATGACGTCACTGCTGAATATGATCACCACCCGGGACGGCATTTCCGAAGAAGAGGCCATTGCCATCTTCGCCAAAAACTTTCCGGCCGGGCGGCTCGGTAATCCCGATGAATTCGGCGCCTATTGCGCTTTCCTGTGCAGCGCCCGCGCCGGCTATATCACCGGCCAGAACCTGTTGATTGACGGCGGCGACTATCCGGGGACGTTTTAG
- a CDS encoding TonB-dependent receptor, giving the protein MNRTPFKSKFLHSVSLAGILAGATIVSVPGWANAQEADDGYVLEEITVTARRRSESLQDVPVAVSAFGADMLENQGVQDIVEVAKFTPNLTLEVSRGTNTTLTAFIRGIGQQDPVAGFEAGVGLYIDDVYLNRPQAAVVDIYDVERIEVLRGPQGTLYGRNTIGGAVKYVTKRLADDPELNVRGSIGTYEQLDLVVSGSTPVSDTVRVGAALATLNRGGFGENLNISGLDNYHKQVVAGRGSVEFTPSDTVFIRLAADYIKDDSDPRQGHRLIPSTSGDPVLDNVFDTRAGLNNPKQSVEAYGFSGVLEWQLSDTLTVKNIAAYRKDESWSPIDFDSLPAADLDVPVLYKNDQFSEEFQLIYEGERLSGVAGFYYLDANAFNDFDVILGTTGDLIGLPGLNANTLGDVDTSTWSVFGDFTYDLTEQFSLSVGGRYTSDKRTSQVLRRTFIGGTSERFGGDAVVIATTSDFNGSETYEKFTPRASLSFKPNDNHNIYLSYSEGFKGGGFDPRSQTTAAPDLDGDGDIDYEDIFNFMSFEPETVKTVELGWKASLFDNRMDISVAGFLSNYTNIQIPGSVGTPDGTFIGVTSNAGDADVNGIEIEGRALLAGDLTGQGDTLNMNFSVGYLDAKFNEFIDAFGEDVADERVFQNTPDWTASGSLQYTRPLSLGSYDGALSVITSVAYRSDASQFETPNPYLDQPGFALWDASLVWNAEDDKLSIGAHVKNITDKKYIVAGYNFVAIGDDGTVTPTLGTEGTLTAFYGNPRTFTLTVDYRF; this is encoded by the coding sequence ATGAACAGAACACCGTTTAAATCAAAATTCTTACATTCCGTCTCCCTGGCGGGGATTCTGGCCGGCGCCACCATCGTCAGTGTGCCCGGCTGGGCCAACGCCCAGGAAGCCGACGACGGCTATGTGCTTGAGGAAATCACCGTCACCGCCCGTCGCCGGTCAGAAAGCCTGCAGGATGTTCCGGTTGCGGTTTCCGCCTTTGGCGCAGACATGCTCGAGAACCAGGGCGTGCAGGACATTGTCGAGGTGGCGAAATTCACCCCGAACCTGACCCTGGAGGTTTCCCGCGGCACCAACACCACCCTGACCGCCTTTATTCGCGGTATCGGCCAGCAGGATCCGGTCGCCGGTTTTGAGGCCGGTGTTGGTCTCTATATTGATGACGTTTACCTCAACCGGCCGCAGGCTGCCGTGGTTGACATCTATGACGTGGAACGGATCGAGGTCCTGCGCGGTCCGCAGGGTACCCTGTACGGCCGCAACACCATCGGGGGCGCCGTGAAATATGTCACCAAACGGCTGGCGGACGACCCTGAACTCAATGTCCGCGGTTCTATCGGCACCTATGAACAGCTGGACCTGGTGGTCAGCGGCAGTACCCCGGTTTCAGATACGGTTCGCGTCGGCGCCGCCCTGGCGACACTGAACCGTGGCGGATTTGGTGAAAACCTCAACATCAGCGGCTTGGACAACTACCACAAGCAGGTGGTGGCCGGACGGGGATCCGTTGAGTTCACGCCTTCAGATACTGTTTTCATCCGCTTGGCCGCCGACTATATCAAAGATGACTCCGATCCGCGCCAGGGCCACCGCCTGATCCCGAGCACCTCCGGTGATCCGGTCCTGGACAACGTATTTGATACCCGGGCAGGTCTCAACAATCCGAAACAGAGTGTGGAAGCCTACGGTTTTTCCGGTGTGCTGGAATGGCAGCTGAGCGATACCCTGACGGTGAAGAATATCGCGGCCTACCGCAAGGATGAGTCATGGAGCCCGATCGATTTTGACAGTCTGCCGGCAGCGGACCTCGATGTTCCCGTACTGTATAAAAATGATCAGTTCTCTGAAGAATTCCAGTTGATTTATGAAGGTGAGCGACTGAGCGGCGTTGCCGGTTTTTACTACCTGGACGCCAACGCTTTCAATGATTTCGATGTAATCCTTGGCACCACCGGCGACCTGATCGGCTTGCCGGGCCTCAACGCCAACACGCTCGGCGATGTTGACACCAGCACCTGGTCTGTATTCGGCGACTTCACCTATGACCTCACCGAACAGTTCAGCCTGTCCGTCGGCGGTCGCTATACCAGCGACAAACGCACGTCACAGGTTCTGCGCCGCACCTTCATCGGCGGTACTTCCGAACGTTTTGGCGGCGATGCAGTTGTGATCGCCACGACCTCCGACTTTAACGGCAGCGAAACATACGAAAAATTCACGCCCCGGGCATCTTTGAGCTTCAAGCCCAACGATAACCACAACATCTACCTGAGCTATAGCGAGGGATTCAAGGGCGGTGGTTTTGACCCCCGCAGCCAGACAACCGCGGCGCCGGATCTGGACGGTGACGGCGACATCGATTACGAAGATATTTTCAACTTCATGTCTTTCGAGCCGGAAACCGTCAAAACCGTTGAACTCGGCTGGAAAGCCTCGCTGTTCGATAACCGGATGGACATCAGTGTTGCCGGCTTCCTGTCCAATTACACAAACATCCAGATTCCGGGCTCTGTCGGCACCCCTGACGGCACCTTTATCGGCGTAACCTCCAACGCCGGGGATGCGGACGTCAACGGGATCGAAATCGAGGGCCGGGCCCTTCTGGCGGGCGACCTGACCGGACAGGGCGACACGCTGAATATGAACTTCTCAGTTGGATATCTGGACGCCAAGTTCAACGAATTTATCGACGCCTTCGGCGAAGATGTCGCGGACGAGCGCGTGTTCCAGAACACCCCGGACTGGACGGCGAGCGGCTCACTGCAGTATACCCGGCCGCTGTCCCTCGGCTCCTACGATGGTGCATTGTCCGTGATTACCTCCGTGGCCTACCGCAGCGATGCCAGCCAGTTTGAGACCCCCAATCCCTATCTGGATCAGCCGGGCTTTGCCCTCTGGGATGCAAGTCTGGTCTGGAATGCGGAAGACGACAAACTTTCCATCGGTGCGCATGTCAAGAACATTACCGACAAGAAATATATCGTAGCGGGCTATAATTTTGTTGCCATCGGCGACGACGGAACCGTCACCCCGACACTGGGCACCGAGGGAACATTGACCGCCTTCTACGGCAACCCGCGGACCTTCACCCTGACAGTGGACTACCGTTTCTAA
- a CDS encoding GntP family permease: protein MLSLIGLIGGLLLLIYLTIRGVSIMIAAPFCALIVALTGDLTLMPQWAGEGEANFVSNYMAGFTKFIFSWFFMFLLGAIFGKVMEDSGAAYSFSDWVIGKLGKRNAVLAVVGACAILTYGGVSVFVVAFSVYPIALSLFREANLPRRFIPATLAFGSVTFTMTSAGSPEIQNWIPIKYLGTTHFAGWQVSLVVALFMMLFGYWWLSFMIRRAVRNGESFEVRSDDVFERNFSSKPHPLLSLLPLLTVLVVAFMFHDSLKESALILALLSGVLMGIFLNLHRFDNLQKTCAIGATGAVIAIANTAAVVGFGTVAQATPAFAAAVDFMTNLPGNELVGAAVAVTVIAGLTGSASGGQSIALPLLAPHYLDAGVNPEALHRVVAIASGALDSLPHNGYVVTTIHAICKETHKNAYAPLGALTVIVPTIGLAMAIALFIL, encoded by the coding sequence ATGTTAAGCTTAATTGGTCTGATAGGCGGTTTGCTGCTGCTGATTTACCTCACCATCCGGGGGGTCAGCATTATGATTGCCGCTCCGTTCTGCGCCCTGATTGTGGCGCTCACCGGCGACCTCACCCTGATGCCGCAGTGGGCCGGCGAGGGCGAGGCCAATTTCGTCAGCAATTATATGGCGGGCTTCACTAAATTTATCTTCAGCTGGTTTTTCATGTTCCTGCTCGGCGCCATTTTCGGCAAGGTGATGGAGGACTCCGGCGCCGCCTACAGTTTCTCCGACTGGGTGATCGGCAAACTGGGCAAACGCAATGCGGTGCTGGCCGTGGTCGGCGCCTGTGCGATCCTGACCTACGGCGGGGTCAGTGTCTTTGTCGTGGCTTTCTCCGTCTATCCCATTGCGCTCAGCCTGTTCAGGGAAGCGAACCTGCCGCGCCGCTTCATTCCCGCGACCCTGGCTTTCGGCTCGGTGACTTTCACCATGACCTCCGCCGGATCGCCGGAAATCCAGAACTGGATCCCGATCAAATATCTCGGCACCACCCATTTTGCCGGCTGGCAGGTGAGCCTGGTGGTGGCCCTGTTCATGATGCTGTTCGGCTACTGGTGGCTCAGCTTCATGATCCGCCGCGCGGTGCGCAACGGGGAAAGTTTCGAGGTCCGCTCCGACGATGTGTTCGAGCGTAATTTTTCGTCCAAGCCGCATCCGCTGCTCAGCCTGCTGCCGCTGCTGACGGTGCTTGTGGTCGCTTTCATGTTTCATGACTCGTTGAAGGAGTCGGCATTGATCCTGGCGCTGCTGAGCGGGGTTCTGATGGGGATATTTCTGAACCTGCACCGCTTTGACAATCTGCAGAAAACCTGCGCCATCGGCGCCACCGGAGCGGTGATCGCCATCGCCAATACGGCGGCAGTGGTGGGCTTCGGCACCGTCGCCCAGGCCACGCCCGCCTTCGCTGCGGCGGTGGATTTCATGACCAACCTGCCGGGCAACGAACTGGTCGGCGCAGCGGTCGCGGTCACGGTGATCGCCGGCCTGACCGGCTCGGCCTCGGGCGGGCAGTCCATTGCCCTGCCGTTGCTGGCCCCTCATTACCTGGATGCCGGCGTCAACCCGGAAGCCTTGCACAGGGTGGTGGCGATCGCCTCGGGGGCGCTCGACAGCCTGCCGCACAATGGCTATGTGGTGACCACCATTCATGCCATCTGCAAGGAAACCCATAAAAATGCCTATGCGCCGCTGGGCGCGCTGACCGTCATCGTGCCCACAATCGGGCTGGCGATGGCCATCGCCCTGTTTATACTATAG
- a CDS encoding 3-hydroxybutyrate oligomer hydrolase family protein, protein MTLTRLKLMSVTLASLAALSACGTEKAEVQKPASLIGTETHAYYDGSDNDLLTAGLGTAGLQGPEPQLADPLNPTVEEIRRLTIYFNFRALVDVTDAGGYGRLYGPKGEGKVAGHEYLVMGTIDGLKQPVTYMIQVPDNFDKNDPCLVTAPSSGGRSVFGAVGTVGSWALPKGCAVAYTDKATGIGMQFLGEGLVYDMHGRLVKKSDAPVPFQLDETEALKAYAAENPLHIALKHAHSRDNSMKDWGRIVLESIRVGFYILNKYHQPEQGGKVYDKDTVTVIASSISNGGYSSLKAAEQDGDGLIDAIVVSEPNVSPDMASVGPVSVAWGANELALNGAQFLEYSSKVNVLLACAMLSEPRDLPLRAYIPLGDAGLANRCQTLAEKGLVKGDTAEDRSRDARAQLRAYGVLEDSSLMDGFSVFSEIWPAVVGDYAMAFGRYGVEDQLCGVAIGATSKTGQLEDYPAERKQVNFAKSTGMIPSNDINWVKKSDAGWQRAQFTPNPENGLFDHDATSALCFDGLVQQDPAVATGMEEVRNSADLGGRPAIIVHGRRDSLIHVNFASRSYYALNKAKKGDASDLHYYEVRNGQHFDALSMLPAFAAKLAPMHYYFEQSLDLMWDHLKKGAPLPPSQLLDTKERGMDPAGTVPPLAADHMPAIAAAPGKMEITFDGDRLTVPE, encoded by the coding sequence ATGACTCTGACCCGACTGAAACTGATGTCCGTAACCCTCGCCTCGCTGGCCGCCCTGTCGGCCTGCGGCACGGAGAAGGCCGAGGTGCAAAAGCCGGCTTCCCTGATCGGGACCGAGACACATGCCTATTATGACGGCTCGGACAATGATCTGCTGACCGCCGGGCTGGGTACGGCCGGGCTGCAGGGGCCGGAGCCGCAGCTGGCGGATCCGCTCAATCCGACGGTGGAGGAAATCCGCCGGCTGACCATCTATTTCAATTTCCGCGCTCTGGTGGATGTGACCGATGCAGGGGGCTATGGCCGGCTCTATGGCCCGAAAGGGGAAGGCAAGGTCGCGGGGCATGAATATCTGGTCATGGGGACGATCGACGGCCTCAAGCAGCCGGTCACCTATATGATCCAGGTGCCGGATAATTTTGACAAGAATGATCCCTGCCTGGTGACGGCGCCGTCATCCGGCGGGCGCTCTGTATTTGGGGCGGTGGGCACGGTCGGCAGTTGGGCTCTGCCCAAGGGCTGCGCCGTGGCCTACACCGACAAGGCAACCGGCATCGGCATGCAGTTCCTGGGCGAGGGGCTGGTCTATGACATGCATGGCCGGTTGGTGAAGAAGAGTGACGCCCCGGTACCCTTTCAGCTGGACGAAACCGAGGCACTCAAAGCCTATGCGGCGGAAAACCCCCTGCACATCGCTCTCAAGCATGCCCATTCCCGGGACAACAGTATGAAGGACTGGGGCCGGATCGTACTCGAATCCATTCGGGTCGGTTTTTATATCCTCAACAAATACCACCAGCCCGAACAGGGCGGTAAAGTCTATGACAAAGATACGGTGACAGTGATTGCCTCCAGTATCTCCAACGGAGGGTACAGCAGCCTCAAGGCGGCGGAACAGGACGGGGACGGGCTGATCGACGCCATTGTAGTGTCCGAGCCCAATGTGTCCCCGGACATGGCCAGTGTGGGGCCGGTGTCTGTCGCCTGGGGCGCGAATGAGCTTGCCCTGAACGGGGCCCAGTTCCTGGAATACAGCAGCAAGGTCAATGTCCTGCTGGCCTGCGCCATGCTCTCTGAACCCAGGGACCTGCCGCTGCGCGCCTATATCCCGCTCGGCGACGCGGGCCTTGCCAATCGCTGCCAGACCTTGGCGGAAAAAGGCCTGGTCAAGGGAGATACAGCTGAGGATCGCTCCCGGGATGCGCGGGCGCAACTGCGTGCCTACGGTGTGCTCGAGGACAGCAGTTTGATGGACGGATTCTCCGTCTTCTCGGAAATCTGGCCGGCGGTGGTCGGCGATTACGCCATGGCCTTCGGCCGTTACGGGGTCGAAGACCAGTTGTGCGGCGTGGCCATCGGCGCCACCAGCAAAACCGGTCAGTTGGAGGACTATCCGGCCGAACGCAAACAGGTGAATTTCGCCAAAAGCACCGGCATGATCCCGAGCAACGACATCAACTGGGTCAAGAAGTCCGATGCCGGCTGGCAGCGGGCCCAGTTCACCCCCAACCCGGAAAACGGCCTGTTTGACCATGACGCCACCAGCGCCTTGTGCTTTGACGGACTGGTGCAACAGGATCCGGCGGTGGCCACCGGGATGGAAGAAGTACGCAACTCCGCCGACCTCGGTGGGCGTCCGGCGATCATTGTGCATGGCCGCAGGGACAGCCTGATCCATGTAAACTTCGCTTCCCGCTCCTACTATGCGCTGAACAAGGCGAAAAAGGGCGACGCATCAGACCTGCATTATTACGAGGTGCGCAACGGCCAGCATTTCGACGCGCTCAGCATGCTGCCGGCCTTTGCCGCCAAACTAGCGCCGATGCATTATTATTTCGAGCAATCGCTGGATCTGATGTGGGATCACCTGAAAAAGGGTGCGCCGCTGCCGCCGAGCCAGCTGCTCGACACCAAGGAGCGGGGCATGGATCCGGCCGGCACCGTACCGCCGCTGGCTGCGGACCATATGCCGGCGATCGCGGCCGCGCCCGGCAAAATGGAAATTACATTTGACGGCGATCGCCTGACGGTACCAGAATAG
- a CDS encoding PAS domain-containing hybrid sensor histidine kinase/response regulator, whose translation MADLLSNWTIILISLAFMGGLFFMAWLGDRRADVLNRSRWRPVIYGLGFAVHSTTWAMYGTIGQSAQNGWVFGPTYVGGILVMLFAVGLVEKMLTIGHRQNITSIADFVSARYGKSQSLAILVTLVAIIGVTPYIALQLKALASSFNVLTGGFMEQSWPSSPLPFGRDTALFVAVLMMLFSILFGARRVVSSERHEGLMLVVAFLSLFKLLVFIGAGLFVTYGLFGGLGDLIDRAAVEGIYDHVQEQASSEYSFLSSIVLGGLAIFCLPRSFHVIVVENTRVSDLKVARWIFAAFLFLIGLFIWPITSAGLLLMPADANPDMYILSLPLSTGHPAFAVLIYLGGLAAAVSMVIISTVTLSIMVCNDVVIPLLLRSAFFTRDTTRDFSAIVPLVRRIAIVLIISLAYLYYRILTSYSELASFGLLSMALLSQFAPPLIGGMYWKQGHRRGVMAGLLAGLVVCFYTLMIPELARSGLWSGDLVEQGLFGQSWLRPTALFGTDFMDTVGHGLFWSLLFNSGLYVFVSLRSKANLVEHIQAATFTDQDQGESGEDLSQFREVVNNADLQSLAERFIGEEAAREAFRKFADDKGLSLQPSDKAVGATILFTERLLAGAIGSASARVVLKMALEGRNIKLDDFVSIVDEASTVFKYNRDLLQSSMDNVSQGISVVDHNLRMVAWNKSYEEILGYPDGFLYEGRHVSELIRFCADRGDFGAAEPEEEIRKRIDYMEAGSAYTFQRFRKDGTVVEMRGKPMPGGGFVTSYTDITEFKNAEAALKEANETLEQRVAERTRELATAKAEAEDANRSKTRFLAAVSHDVLQPLNAARIFTSALDQKSFDGKTDDLVDHLDSSLNSVEEILKEVLDISKLEAGAIRPEITDFALEDVVAGLGTEFRPLFEDKGLELTLKCGGYIVRSDRQFLRRILQNFLSNALKYTRQGRVLLGCRRAGPDQVRIEVWDTGSGIPEEYQEQIFGEFQRLDFLDQATEKGLGLGLAIVRRMSGMLGHDVRVHSEHGRGSCFSVTVPLGERTAQSASSQKDSQAQWDSFAGRRVVCLDNDSSILLGMEALLGNWQCEVTGCRSEEEFLSALAQTRPDVILADYHLDGVRTGIDIVSAFNKAQAGEIPCIVISADQTEQVKKEAREKGYYYLPKPLRAASLRTVLAKIWSEG comes from the coding sequence TTGGCAGACCTGCTGAGTAACTGGACTATTATTCTGATTTCCCTCGCGTTCATGGGGGGACTGTTTTTCATGGCCTGGCTCGGGGACCGGCGGGCGGACGTGCTCAACCGGTCCCGCTGGCGTCCGGTCATTTACGGCCTCGGCTTTGCCGTGCACAGCACTACCTGGGCCATGTATGGCACCATTGGCCAGTCGGCCCAGAACGGCTGGGTGTTCGGCCCCACTTATGTGGGCGGGATCCTGGTGATGCTGTTTGCGGTGGGCCTGGTGGAAAAGATGCTCACCATCGGCCATCGCCAGAATATTACCTCCATCGCTGACTTCGTTTCCGCCCGCTACGGAAAGTCCCAATCATTGGCCATCCTGGTGACCCTGGTCGCCATCATCGGCGTTACGCCCTATATCGCTCTGCAGCTTAAAGCCCTGGCCAGCAGCTTCAACGTGCTGACCGGCGGCTTTATGGAACAGAGCTGGCCGTCTTCCCCGCTGCCCTTTGGCCGCGATACCGCCTTGTTCGTGGCAGTGTTGATGATGCTGTTTTCCATCCTGTTCGGGGCGCGCCGTGTGGTCTCGTCGGAACGGCACGAAGGACTGATGCTGGTGGTGGCCTTCCTGTCCCTGTTCAAGCTGCTGGTCTTTATCGGCGCCGGCCTGTTTGTCACCTACGGGCTGTTCGGCGGCCTTGGCGACCTGATTGACCGGGCGGCAGTGGAAGGGATCTATGATCATGTGCAGGAGCAGGCCTCTTCCGAATACAGCTTCCTGTCGTCCATTGTCCTCGGCGGCCTGGCCATTTTCTGTCTGCCGCGGTCTTTCCATGTGATCGTGGTGGAAAACACCCGGGTGTCGGACCTCAAGGTGGCGCGCTGGATATTTGCCGCCTTCCTGTTCCTGATCGGCCTGTTTATCTGGCCCATCACCAGCGCCGGTCTGCTGTTGATGCCAGCGGACGCCAACCCGGACATGTATATTCTCAGCCTGCCGCTCTCCACCGGCCATCCCGCATTTGCGGTTTTGATTTATCTGGGCGGTCTCGCCGCAGCGGTCAGTATGGTGATCATTTCCACGGTGACGCTCAGCATTATGGTCTGTAACGACGTGGTCATTCCCTTGTTGCTGCGTTCGGCCTTTTTCACCCGGGACACGACCCGGGATTTTTCCGCCATTGTGCCGCTGGTGCGCCGCATTGCCATCGTGCTGATCATCAGCTTGGCCTATCTCTATTATCGTATTCTCACCAGCTATTCGGAACTGGCCAGTTTCGGCCTGTTGTCCATGGCGCTCCTGAGCCAGTTTGCCCCGCCGCTGATTGGCGGCATGTACTGGAAGCAGGGGCACCGGCGTGGCGTGATGGCCGGGTTACTGGCTGGCCTGGTCGTCTGTTTCTATACCCTGATGATTCCCGAACTTGCCCGCTCCGGCCTGTGGAGCGGGGATCTGGTGGAGCAGGGACTGTTCGGGCAAAGCTGGCTCCGGCCGACGGCGCTGTTCGGCACCGACTTCATGGATACGGTGGGGCACGGCCTGTTCTGGAGCCTGCTGTTCAACAGCGGCCTCTATGTCTTCGTTTCACTCCGCTCAAAGGCCAACCTGGTGGAACATATCCAGGCGGCGACTTTCACCGATCAGGACCAGGGGGAAAGCGGCGAGGACCTGAGCCAGTTCCGGGAAGTGGTCAATAACGCAGACCTGCAGTCGCTCGCCGAACGCTTCATTGGCGAGGAGGCGGCCCGGGAAGCGTTCCGCAAATTTGCCGATGACAAGGGCTTAAGCCTGCAGCCCTCGGACAAGGCGGTTGGCGCCACCATCCTGTTTACCGAACGCCTGCTGGCCGGGGCGATCGGCTCGGCCTCGGCCCGGGTGGTGCTGAAAATGGCGCTCGAGGGCCGCAACATCAAGCTGGATGACTTCGTCAGCATCGTTGACGAGGCCTCGACCGTCTTCAAATATAACCGCGACCTGCTGCAGTCCTCCATGGACAATGTCAGCCAGGGCATCAGCGTGGTTGACCATAACCTGCGCATGGTGGCCTGGAACAAAAGCTATGAGGAGATTCTCGGCTACCCCGACGGTTTCCTCTATGAGGGACGCCATGTCTCGGAACTGATCCGTTTCTGTGCCGACCGGGGCGATTTCGGCGCTGCCGAGCCGGAAGAGGAAATCAGGAAACGGATCGACTATATGGAGGCGGGGTCGGCCTATACCTTCCAGCGCTTTCGTAAGGACGGCACGGTGGTCGAGATGCGCGGCAAGCCCATGCCGGGCGGCGGCTTTGTCACCAGCTACACCGACATTACCGAATTCAAAAACGCCGAGGCCGCACTCAAGGAGGCCAACGAAACCCTGGAGCAGCGGGTGGCTGAACGAACCCGGGAACTGGCGACGGCCAAGGCGGAAGCGGAAGATGCCAACCGCAGCAAAACCCGGTTTCTTGCTGCGGTCAGCCATGACGTTCTGCAGCCGCTCAATGCGGCGCGGATTTTCACCTCGGCGCTGGACCAGAAGTCCTTTGATGGAAAGACCGATGATCTTGTCGACCATCTGGACAGCTCCCTCAACTCGGTAGAGGAAATCCTCAAGGAAGTGCTGGATATTTCCAAACTGGAAGCGGGTGCCATCCGGCCCGAGATTACCGACTTTGCCCTGGAAGACGTGGTGGCGGGGCTGGGCACTGAATTCCGGCCGCTGTTTGAGGACAAGGGGCTCGAACTGACCCTGAAATGCGGCGGCTATATTGTGCGCAGTGACCGGCAGTTCCTGCGCCGGATCCTGCAGAATTTCCTGTCCAATGCCCTGAAATATACGCGGCAGGGCCGGGTTCTGCTGGGCTGCCGCCGGGCCGGGCCGGACCAGGTGCGGATTGAGGTCTGGGATACCGGCAGCGGCATTCCCGAGGAATATCAGGAACAGATTTTCGGCGAGTTCCAGCGCCTCGATTTTCTTGACCAGGCCACCGAAAAGGGGCTCGGCCTCGGCCTTGCCATTGTCCGGCGTATGTCCGGCATGCTCGGTCATGACGTCAGGGTGCATTCGGAACATGGCAGGGGCAGCTGCTTTTCCGTAACGGTTCCCCTTGGCGAGAGGACTGCTCAGTCTGCCTCATCCCAAAAGGATAGCCAGGCGCAGTGGGACAGCTTCGCCGGGCGCCGGGTGGTCTGCCTCGATAATGATTCCTCCATTTTGCTTGGCATGGAAGCGCTGCTTGGCAACTGGCAGTGTGAGGTTACAGGCTGCCGTAGCGAAGAAGAGTTTTTGTCGGCATTGGCCCAAACCCGGCCAGATGTGATCCTGGCTGATTATCATCTGGACGGTGTCCGCACCGGCATCGATATAGTCTCGGCCTTTAATAAGGCGCAGGCCGGGGAAATTCCCTGTATTGTCATTTCCGCCGACCAGACCGAACAGGTCAAAAAGGAAGCGCGGGAAAAGGGCTACTATTACCTGCCCAAGCCGCTCCGGGCGGCGTCGCTCCGAACGGTTCTCGCGAAAATCTGGTCTGAAGGCTAA
- a CDS encoding response regulator, producing the protein MDDKRTIIIADDHPLFRTALQQAIGQAFGDCHIHEAGTLDDLQQKLEEVPHADFLLLDLQMPGTFGYSGLIFIREQFPELPIIIVSGNEAPATIHQCLNYGAAGFIAKSQSLPEMAEALQAVDQGQPWIPEAARSSRPAPDPDKQDVARILGSLTPQQYRVLSYMAQGLLNKQIAYEMDLSISTVKAHMTSILKKFGMFRRTQIVAAMKQLDLEELDQPQNSV; encoded by the coding sequence ATGGACGACAAAAGAACCATCATCATCGCCGACGACCATCCGCTGTTCCGCACGGCCCTGCAACAGGCCATCGGGCAGGCGTTCGGCGACTGCCATATTCATGAAGCCGGCACCCTCGACGACCTGCAGCAGAAGCTGGAGGAAGTGCCGCATGCCGACTTCCTGCTGCTGGATTTGCAGATGCCCGGCACCTTCGGCTATTCCGGCCTGATTTTTATTCGTGAACAGTTCCCCGAACTGCCTATCATTATTGTGTCCGGCAACGAAGCCCCGGCCACCATTCACCAGTGCCTGAATTACGGCGCCGCCGGGTTCATCGCCAAATCCCAGAGCCTGCCGGAGATGGCTGAAGCTCTGCAGGCCGTCGATCAGGGACAACCCTGGATTCCGGAAGCCGCGCGATCAAGCCGGCCCGCACCCGACCCGGACAAACAGGATGTGGCCCGCATACTCGGCAGCCTGACCCCACAGCAATATCGCGTGCTGAGCTACATGGCCCAAGGCCTTTTGAACAAGCAGATCGCCTATGAGATGGACCTGTCCATCTCCACGGTGAAGGCGCATATGACATCGATCCTGAAAAAATTCGGCATGTTCCGCCGCACTCAGATCGTGGCGGCCATGAAGCAGCTGGACCTTGAAGAACTGGACCAGCCCCAGAACAGCGTCTGA